Sequence from the Temnothorax longispinosus isolate EJ_2023e chromosome 6, Tlon_JGU_v1, whole genome shotgun sequence genome:
CCCGTTGAATCCTGAGAAATTTATTGACATTTCCTGCTGTTTCGCGCGGCAAAATTccacaaaatatatttctagcGATCGGACAATGTACGACAGGTATATTGAACATAATAATGCGCTTGAGTTATTTTTTGCTCAATGCATTATGATCATCACatgaattacttttatatatgtacaattgtacattataaaaataaaataaatgcttATAATTGTGTATGCGCgcatatgtataaaagtaattcatgtgatgaacatatataataatgcgcTTGAGTTATTTTTTGCTCAATGCATTGTGATCATCACatgaattacttttatatatgtacaattgtacattataaaaataaaataaatgcttATAATTGTGTATGCGCGCACATGTTTAAACGAACTCGATCagtttaatcttttctttccGACCGTATTTTGCAGGACCTTAGGGATGTTGAGGGACGCGGGTTTATTTCCCAAGAGAGTCGCGGGCTTTTTTTCGCAGTCCGACTGCCGCTATTACCCCGGCATAAGGGCGGCGTCCTCTCTAGTGGCCAAAAATTTCAAGATCGCAAACTTTTATCGTAAACTTTGATGGGATTTCTATCGAGGCGACGCGAAACGTATTTCGCACAATCGTAAACCGTTTCTTGCGTAACGCCTTTCCAAACTTTAAAAGGGGATCTTGTTGCATACTTCCACATCGAAAGCGTCTGCGACGCTGTATACatcttgatataatattaacagaaATGACGTATAacgaaatgagaaaaaaaatataatttttaatactgcAGTTTCTTAGTATTTTCTGATTAAACATGAACAAGATTTGACTAACAAACAAACAATAAGATATCATGAAACATGGATCGATTTTATCGCAGTTATTACGCAAAAGCATTTTCGATATTCAAACTCACCGTAAAGAAGTTTTGTCACTCGACAGGTGGAAACACTCTCAAAACCATTGTGAAATGCGACGGAAAATGATACGCCAAGTCGTGACTACCGAAAGAGTGCCTCGTGAAAAAGAGTGAACGACGTCGCGTCGGGATTCTTCTCGCGTTTTGGGTGCCAAAGGGGAGCAGCTTTGCCGGCTAACAGCATAGCAGCGTGCATGAACTGCTATTGAAGCGCGAGAGAGATATAATGCTCACCACTTAGGCGGAGTTGCCTTGTGGCCAAACAGTCGCAGTCGGAAGAGTGTCTGGTGTCTCAAGAGCTCTCCTCTCAGGCTGCACCGCATCGCGCGGATGCACCCTCGCaccgatttaaaaaaagaaaaatctcgCGTTTTTCCGCGTACTTATGCATATGCATATGCATGCGCGAGTACATTGCAGGTGTATAACATCGCTATATGAAGAAATCTGTGACGAATGAAATTTCGGACATTGATGGCATATGAAGATACAAACGTATTTATGTGTTAACAAAcacacaaatttatattatattcatgtatattattatcatgtatatgcacacgagaattcatattttattttacgtcaaATCTAAAATACACGATCGATAGACTATCATGAATCTTTCACACATGTACATGCATACAGagtacgagatattttattgcaaaaacgaAAGCGAAACACGAAAAAGAGTACTTGTGGCCGTGGCGGCGCGTATTTCATAGTGTATCCGCTCGTAAAACCCTCGGAAACTAATTTGAAAAGTGTTTCAGCCTTTTTCAATGTTCCAACTTTTACGCGCTTCgcttaaatatgtaataaaggCACGTATGTACTTTCACTTTAGCGGCCCCCGTAAATCCATAGCAATCGTTATTCACCGCCCATCGTCGAAAGTACATTATCCCTAAATAGGGGGATTTCGATCCATCGTACGCCTGTCTCAGGACCACATCATTGGTGGAACCGACGACGGGGTACACACACTCGAGACGTCTCATTCGAAGGTTGAAAGGCACCGGTGGATTACCTTTACGAAATACGCGAGGATTCTGCGGACTGTGCTGATCCCTATCGAGGGACGTGGGGATACAATCCCTTATACCtcgttttctaaaaaaatagcCAAAGGCTTTCACCAAGCCTacaaagaagagagagagagagggggataGTATCTTCTTGATCTTCAATCTTAACAATTCTAATCCTGAAAGCAACCGaactataaattaaactatCTTAGAGGGTGCATAATGTTCTGTCGAATAGATTTGCAAATACATACCGGGGTGGAAATGAATGGTTTCCACGAATTTTTCAAGGTGGTAGATGatgcgaaaaaagaaattttcagatAAGGCATCTCGCGGTTTCCTTGAAAGTTCCTCAGTGTCACGCGTTTTTAACCCGCGTTATAAGGGTGAGGACGAGCGAGGACaagagagtgaaagagagaaagagtgagaaaCCCGCTGGAAATAGCGGTGGCAACAGGGTGAGCCTGGAATTTCGCAAAATTTAAGCCTGCCGACATCCATCACTGCGCGCGACAGTCCTCCCGTCGCTTCAACGTCAGCCCGCGTCGCTCTTTTTGGGTCTGCCAGAGCGCACGAGTCTGTACATGCATGCATACGTGAAGCCGCAATAGCTGTAACACGACGTAAAATCCGTCGCTCGTCGCACGGCCGGAAAATCGTGGCGCGAAGTGACGGCGACAATGTCGTTCGATCTTAAGCGGTAAACGACTGGTAACGTGATATGTTATTATCCTCGCACTATTAATTCGCATTATGTTCCGCattcaaattttgcattattatctTTCGGTCTTTACTTCTCATCCTTTATTCTTCTTATCATCTGATTTGGGTAGATCAAGGAAAGTTACCTTTGGCTATTTTAATGAATGGAAAGACGATACGAATACATCGAGTACCACCCTACGCAAAGCTACGGGAAAGAGATACATGCCACTCGCCACAAAGCCTATTACGTTCCTTTACAAATATAGCCACTGCGGGCAGGTCGATTGCAACTGACAGTCAAATTACAAAAGCGCGTATTACATTTTACGCCGGCTTTCAACCTGATACGCGCCGTTGGATTATACCGTACgtaaataatggaaaattgcAACATTCgcggaaaaaatgtatttcgcTGCATGCCAGAGTCACACTAAAGCTCGTCGCTAAAAATGGACTACTCGGTACGCtatctaaatgtaaattttttttacaaatttctcACATTTAGCACGTGTTTCACGCATTAGTTGCTTTAATCATGACAAGATCattatgttacaaaatttgtcgacaaaatttaaatttgacaatttattttattttctagcagaaaaattattctgttgCGGATTTTAAATTCCAGAAGTCGCGAGAGAGAAGCGCGAAATGGATAGCACGTAGaaataacgcgcgcgcgtggcaTGCGTCGCCGTCGTGCATCAAAGCCCATTCGCTCCGTTGTTTCCGAAAACCTCATCAAGTAACCAAACTTTCGACGTCAGGGTCACGGCAACTAACCTCGCTAAATTCAAAATTCACTAGTATATATTCCAAATTTGCATCTCAATGGCCCACTCGCCGGCGAACGCGTTTCCATCTCCCACGTAAAGAGAGAACAATATAATTTCACGATATAATGCGGCAATAATGCAGCAGCATAGTACAATAGCGTATGGCAATCACTACTTAATTTAGCGTGTATGACAATTACTACTTAATTATCGTTTAAGCACGAGTTTGCGTCGGCGGTGTCGACACGCGATTTCGCAATTCCGCGCCTCTGTCACGATTCGCTATTCAGAGCCATTAATCATTCGCACTATTTCCACTACAGTCTGTGATACagattttgcaaataattatcgcTGTGTGATCGTCCAAATGTCCGATTATCGCGCAATTCGATATTACAgctataacatattaatatcgtAATACGTTTGTAATTTTGTCGATTTTACAGTCGCCCCGCTGAGCGGCTCATTCAACCAGAAGTCTCGATGGCCGAACTACCGGCAGATCTGATACAAGTTGGAAACGAAAATCGCAAATACGAAAATAGTCCAGTTTTATATTCCAATGCAACGTATAACGTCCGTGATTTCATATCGCAAGAAGACAACGAGTCACTGGATAAGAGTTATGAAGACGGTTCTCCGAATGAAATATGCGCCTTTAAATTGGATCAGGGAAAGATTGATGAGCTCGCGAACGATTATCGCGTTGAAACGTGCGTATCTTCCAGCCGCGAAAGCTCGATACAAAAGAAATCTTGCAAGGAAACGGTCAAGAGTGATGGTACTCTCTCAAGGAACGAAAATGAATCTCGATGCAAATCGAATCGTAAGAGAAAAACACGTCGCAAGATACCCGAAGGAGTTATCATAGATTTTAGCAATGATGTTTATGGCACTTCCCGCGGCGGTATAAAAATCAGCGTTATTTCCATGCATAATCTGGTATCCGAAATGAAATTTGTCACAATACCAAAGTAtggattttcttttaaatgcaACAgacaaagataaataataaaagattttgtaaattctttGTAAACCTCATGTACGTAAATCTTTTTTAGGAAACCCGCGCGATATTCAATGTGGAATCCCAACCagagaaacaaaataatgaagaaaataatcgaCGATTCTGAAGTAACTGTGCTTTGTGCCGAAAATTGCAGCAAGATGAAAAAAACTCGGAGATCAAAACGCAAATCTGGAAATTATTCGAGAGAATCAAtgaataacatattaaataagaatGTCAATACGACTGTCAACGcatcaaaaaaattagaaaatatattaaacaaagaaCGTGAATTACACGTAGAAAATAATACGCAGTCGTTTTATATGCCCAACGAGATTCTTGATTCAAGGGGATGCTGTCATCATGATGACACGCCGGTTAATACTGATAGCGCACGATATCCGATATTGAACACAGAGCGGACATGTGTTGACGCGAGGAAACATATCGCAAACTACTGTTGCTCGATTTTTAACGACGAGCATCAGGAATATCACATTTGTGATCGAGAGGATTACAATGCAGATAGTTCCGATTTCACTGCGGAGATGCAACCTGATTGGACGGCCGAGTGCTTTCATCCTGAATATACCCGCGCGAAGGGATGTCGATGTTTCTACGACCCGAACGAATGCGACCCCGATATAAATATGCAACGCGACCGTTGTCCCCTGATGTCGCGAACGGCAAGATTGTTCGAAAATTCCACTCTTCCGAGGAAGCATCAAAGGGAAGAGGACGAGCGACTCGGATCGAACGAGCTCCGGATGGATATCGCGCCTGAATTCGCAACGGAAGCCGATGAATATTCTCCAGATGGAGTCGTACAGTGTATGGATTGCGACGGGAAGAAAAGAAGTTCGGCGAGCACGACCCGGAAACGCGTGGCTTCGAAGACAAGCGTATTCGCCGAATCCGATGGAAGCGTTGCCGAACTTCGCGATTCGCGCCCCGCGGATGCGCCGAGATGCGAAATTGATACACGTCCCGGGAAGCGCGGGTGGCaaacaacgacgacgacggcaacgGTGGTGGAGAGAGTCGGCGATCGGTCGTATAAATCAGATCTGCTGAAAGGCGCTGACACGTGGGATGTTCGCGCGCGGAGAGACGACTGTATTGGGCGACGGCGTTGCGCAGGCCGCGTTTTTGCGGCACCGTCGCGTACCTACCAGCGTCCCAGCGAGGAAAAAGGCGAATTCGCCCGCGGAGTGGATTCAGAGTGGAAACGGGACTCCATTGAAACTGACGCCCAACAATTGGATTACAAATGGAAGAGAAGAATCGCGACCATAGACGCCGGTACACGCGCGAGGATGGATTTCAAAGGAAAACATGATTCCAGGTGAGAGTCGATTTGAATGAGATATGGCCGCATGATAAAGGAACCGCGCcgcttttcctctttctccttcccTCTATATATCTCATTCTCTCGTTGTTACCTAACGTCGACTATGTCTAACAGATATAAATCGAAAGAGGCGATTCGTGTCCAATTGCGCGAAAGCTCGGAGATAAGGAAGCGCGAGAGCCTGGAAATGGTCGAAGCAACGTTAGCCCCCACCTGATTTTGGCGTATCAGCATACATCAATTTCCGATAAATAGAAttctccattttttttctcgtccaCATTGCTTTGGTCTCATATATTTCCAAGTCCTGctaactattttttattttatgtaacatttatatattcataataatgtttttattattattttttacgtaaaataacattttggagtttaataatataatctgaCTCGCTCCACAAGCCCGACTGATaccgttaaaatattttcaaaacgttaataacaattgtttctgttatatattttgaatttgctGTGTATAAAGTGTAACAAATCTCTGTTGCATTTCTTTCTCATTATTAATCAATccaaaatcgatttttctgGTAAatcaaagtaataaaaatcgttaaaaatatGCGCTAAAGTTTCTGCGAATTTTTCGTAGGTCACAAACGAGGAGTGACAATATAAACGATGACGGCAAACGTCGCGAGACGCGCGATTACTCTCTTTGGACGAGTTTACAGATGGGCAAAATTTGGTCGCAAATGCATGATGCGTGTAAGAACGTCGTAAAGCTCGCTGCCACGAGCGTCGGCCGTGTTGTGAAGGATGCACCTAAATCGGAATGTTCACAGAGAAATCCCGTCGAAGTGGCTGACGCGACGCTCGTGAAGAGCTCGTCCTCGTGCGCCGGCAAAATATGCGGTGAAACGTgtcgtaaaaatttaatgcggTCAAAGAGCGGGAAAAAAACGGACGCGCGTGAAGAACGCACAATCGGGGACGTGGGAAAATATCGCGAGGATACAGAAGCACCGATGCGGAAAAACTCGTGGGCCATTGCACCTTCTCGCCGCGATATGCAGATGCACGCGTATCAAAACGCCGAAAAAGAGGAGGACACAAAGTCCTGTGTGACTTACGACGGTACGATTAGTAGTGATCAATCCTCTACGTATATCTACCTGTTGCACTGACAGAATCATCGAAACTTATGacttatatttaacaaataacacGTATACATTTGGATCAACTTAAGAAATATATGCCATATTTTTTTGAagtaaagattattttttaaataaaaacgataTATAACGCAACAACGAAacgttagttttttttttacaatttttcactgcttttcaattttgttggattttcgatttttctgTCGTCTCTTTGTACCTGCATCTCTCCGAATACGTGGGCCATAAATATTGCGctgtaacaaaaatgtatttttacgtcaactactaaataaaatacaaaaaatgataaagaaatgctttagtttcataaataaatacaaatttctgCAGATTTGCGTTACGATAGAATGCAAATTAACAAATTCTGTTTTATTGTAATCCTATAATTTTCCTCTTtgaaaatttccaaatttataCACATTGAAGACAAAGGAtgcttatatttaaattttacattagcCCTTTTGCCCATGCGAGAATTTGCATTTAGATACGAATGCTTGTGCAATATTCAATAatcaatatcataaaatattctctcgtTTCCCGTGTACATAAATTTCTTGCCTttgatatagaaataataattgctcTTCTAGAACACGAACGTGACAGGTATCGGGATATCATAGAATTCTCACTACGAAATGAAACGTGTAGCCACGATGAGGATGTACATTCTCAATCCCGTTTGAGTGAATCCTTCACACATCTCGAGAACTCCACGTACCCAGAACTTCGCAGCAGAGGTGGTAGCGATGATAATCGAGATTTCGCGAGAGCCACAATAGATAAGCGGAAATCTATGAAACGTATTTACGAAGAAGCAAGATCCATTAAGCGTTATCAAAATTCCATTtccaaaaattgtatatgttacGACAGGTCTCAAGAGACGCGCGTGCATTGCACCGATCGAAGCTCCGAGCTTGTGGCCTGTTACGAACTGTCTGTAACTGATCGCCAAGCAATTCGCGCAGATGTACCGGCTGCCTCGCGAAATAATCCGCTACATCATGAGTCTCAATCGACGAACGTATCCTCTCCGGAAGATAACAGACGAATGAACCCACCCGCGACGCCTGAACAAACGAGATCTCGCGAGGAAACGGAAACGTGCGAGAGTATCGAGGATACGATCGGCGCAGAAACCGAAAGGAGCTTCACGTCGGCGATCGCGGATGCAACGATATCCTTGTCGGAAGTAGATCCCACGGTTCATTCATCGCGGAACGACCCGGACGAACCGATAGCGTCGACTTCTAAATGGGAGACGTCGCCCGCTTCGCCGGAAAAATCGCGAAGGAATCGTTCCGGTTTCAGATTGCCGTTTTGCGCGACGGCGATGAAATTCTGGAGAAGGCGATCGTCCGTCGATAATAAAACCATCGCGCCTGTGCTTAAACGGAGCAGAAGGAGCATTGGAAGAAAGGAGCTATCAAGCACGGGCGTCACTACTTACGATAACGGAGTGAAGATTACGCAAATAGAGCCGTCTACTGTGCAAACCGCTCGAGAAGGCAATAAGAGGCGGGCCTACGTAAACCTACAAGTGCAAACACCTGACGCGATTGTTACGAGAATTTTATCGGAGTTTCTTCTCAGCGgcgagaaaaagaggagagtGTTGATGAGCATAATGTTACAATCAGAATCGGACGACGACAGGAAAGAGGTGGAGACGCAAACGTCATCGAATGACCTTACTTCCGCGGAGATCAATATGTTTGGCTATCCGGGTAAATGTCCTCAAGGTGCGATCGCGACTACGTCGAAGACCGTGCAATGTTTCGTATGCGACAAACAAGATTGTTACGAAATAAGGCAGTCGGATAATTCGATCGCTTTAGAAGAAGCGTTAATCGCAGAGTATCCAGAAACATCTGAATTGAATGCTTATTTAACAGAGCAAAAAGCAGATATTAAGATTCCTCCATGATTTATGCACAAAAGATTTTCTTAATAgagcaatttatataaataaatatatctattataatgtaaatgttgtaaataattcttttaagcAGCAATATGAAATTTTCGTTTGTCAGATTTTTTTGTATAGATCAATCTAGAGTCCCTCTAATCAGTCTTGACTAACTTGCAGTTTTGGCAAAAttctgcgagagagaaagaaatatacacCTCTGTGACATTGGTCAGACAACTTCAacgtattaaattaactaGACTACCAAAGACCAATCGATaccaattaatgaaaatttgattGGCCAGACTCTGATTAGAGGGACTCTAGATTGATCGAACCACTTCGAGATATCGAGAAATCCAAAGTTTCAGTGAATATAACTAAATCTTAACCATATTTATGTGTCTATTCTTGGCTATGTCATATCAAAAATGTGTTCGACGTATCCACACCGAAATTTATGTCCGAACGggaatattaattgttaataacaatgGAAACAAATAAGTTAATTATGGATCTCTCCTGAAAATTACAAAGTTCAAAATTGcataatgcaaaataattttcttatttagtATGAAACAATATTGCAATTTAGCCTATTCAATATTAGcatattcaattaaatatattcaatattagcAATATTAATGCGGTGAAACTATGTtctataacattaatattattacgcatattgaataaacatattattaagCACAGCAACCATGGCAAATAACGAAAACAAAATCGTGGATTCTGACACAAATTGCACTAATCAAACAGATTGTTTCGTTTACTGCAATATTCCAAATGCAACTAACGAAAGTTCATCAACGTCAGAAAAGCATAAGTCCTTCCATaagatattaaagtatttaatgCGCTCCACTGTGCGAAAAATACAGAGCAAACTAaagaaatttgatataaaaaagcgAAGTGTCAGTACGCCATGTAAATCTGAAGAAAAAATGGCTACTACTTGTACCTCATTATCATCGATTGTagatgatataattaaatctgaCGTAGGAACTGTTGCTATGATCAAGCAAAAAATGGCCGATGCAATCACCTCCACTACACGATCCGGCGAGGTTTTTGATAAAGTTACCCACGAAAATCTTTCAGGCGTCGTAGGGCGCTGTGTACGCGGCGCATCTTATCGATATGCGGAATACACGGCGAGGTACGCGGATGACGCCGCGCCGGAGCATGGCTGCGGTCCGCTATGCATCGGGATTCAAAGCGATACCGTGGACGGGGAATTCAGTTTGAAGACAAGCCCTGACGCTTTCGCGAAAGCATGCGAGGAGCGGCGGTACGCAGACTTTATTCTCAAggaaattgcaaaaatctcGGATGCTTTGACGGAGAAAGCGCGTCTCGTTTCCACGAAAGAGCAGGTGGCTTCGATCCTCGCGTCCGTATCGATGACGTCGGTGAGATATGAGATGGGAGAGGAAACATTTGAGAGCACAAAACCATTAATATCTTCGATCATCTACGCGGAAGAAGAACCAACTGCTGTGGCAGCTGCTGCAGTGACCGTAATGCAACCAGAGACGCTCACGGATACGCAAGTACCGGATTCGCGAGATTTTTCGGCATGCTTAGATGAATCGTTGGATACTGCGAGTATCCAAGTAATTCCATCGATGAAACACTTAAAAAAGACT
This genomic interval carries:
- the LOC139814831 gene encoding LOW QUALITY PROTEIN: uncharacterized protein (The sequence of the model RefSeq protein was modified relative to this genomic sequence to represent the inferred CDS: deleted 2 bases in 1 codon); its protein translation is MAELPADLIQVGNENRKYENSPVLYSNATYNVRDFISQEDNESLDKSYEDGSPNEICAFKLDQGKIDELANDYRVETCVSSSRESSIQKKSCKETVKSDGTLSRNENESRCKSNRKRKTRRKIPEGVIIDFSNDVYGTSRGGIKISVISMHNLVSEMKFVTIPKKPARYSMWNPNQRNKIMKKIIDDSEVTVLCAENCSKMKKTRRSKRKSGNYSRESMNNILNKNVNTTVNASKKLENILNKERELHVENNTQSFYMPNEILDSRGCCHHDDTPVNTDSARYPILNTERTCVDARKHIANYCCSIFNDEHQEYHICDREDYNADSSDFTAEMQPDWTAECFHPEYTRAKGCRCFYDPNECDPDINMQRDRCPLMSRTARLFENSTLPRKHQREEDERLGSNELRMDIAPEFATEADEYSPDGVVQCMDCDGKKRSSASTTRKRVASKTSVFAESDGSVAELRDSRPADAPRCEIDTRPGKRGWQTTTTTATVVERVGDRSYKSDLLKGADTWDVRARRDDCIGRRRCAGRVFAAPSRTYQRPSEEKGEFARGVDSEWKRDSIETDAQQLDYKWKRRIATIDAGTRARMDFKGKHDSRYKSKEAIRVQLRESSEIRKRESLEMVEATSQTRSDNINDDGKRRETRDYSLWTSLQMGKIWSQMHDACKNVVKLAATSVGRVVKDAPKSECSQRNPVEVADATLVKSSSSCAGKICGETCRKNLMRSKSGKKTDAREERTIGDVGKYREDTEAPMRKNSWAIAPSRRDMQMHAYQNAEKEEDTKSCVTYDGTISSDQSSTYLPVALTESSKLMTYI